Within the Bradyrhizobium cosmicum genome, the region GTTTCGAGTGCGAGCGAGGCACAGGCTGTCCCCGGGAGGGAGTGCGGAAGCTGCACGCTCTGTTGCAAGGTCTACAACGTGGTCGAGCTCGGCAAGGCCGCCGGCAAGTGGTGCTCGCATTGCAAGCCCGGCCGGGGCTGCACGATCCACGACAAGCTGCCGAACGAGTGCGCGGCGTTCAATTGTCTCTGGAAAACCATGCCGTCGATGTCGATGCAATGGAAGCCCGAGCAGTCGAAGATGGTGCTCACCTTGCACCCCGATACCAATAACATCCATGTCGTGGTTGATCCCGGCCTGCCGTCGGCCTGGACCCGGGAGCCTTATCACGGCCAGCTGCGCGGGTTGGCGAAGACCAACATGATGAAGGGCCATCTTGTGGTGGTGCTGGTCAATGAGCAGGCGACGCTCATTCTGCCCGATCAGGATGTGACGATCGGCATCCTCAAACCCGAGCAGGTCATTTCGGTTACGCTGGAGACCGGCCCCAGTGGCGGCGTCTACGACGTCAAGATATTCAACCGGCGCTCGACAGCCGAGGGGCAGACCCTGGAAATGGCATCGACCTCCCGTCATCCCGTCAGGTCCGCCGCCTGAGGCGGAGGCAGGGACGGGCGCTCATCGCCGTGTCGAAGAGGCGCCTGGAGGGATTTCCGCGGAGCGGGCGTCTACGACCTAAATACCTGCCGAGTTCGCCTTTTCGGCCGCTTCCGGCGTTGCACCCTCAATGCGATTTTGGCAAGCTTGTGGCCGACTAACGCCACCTCTTTAGCGAAAGAGGCGGGGTTGTTCAAAATCAAGGCGCCGCACCGCAAGACGGACAACAAAAGGCGCCGGGGACACATCAAGGATCTGAGGCAGAAAATCACATGACAGCATTATGGTTGATAGTGCTCTGCGGAGTGCTTTCCGTCGTCTACGCGATCTGGGCGACGTCTTCGGTGTTGAGTGCGGACGCGGGTTCGCCGCGCATGCAGGAGATTGCGGCAGCGGTGCGCGAAGGCGCACAGGCGTATCTCCGGCGCCAGTACACCACGATCGGTATCGTCGGCATCGTCATCTTCGTGCTGCTCGTCTACTTCCTCGGTCTTTATGTCGCGATCGGTTTTGCCATCGGCGCCATCCTGTCGGGGGCGGCTGGCTTCATCGGCATGAACGTCTCGGTCCGCGCCAATGTGCGGACCGCCCAGGCGGCGATCACCTCGCTCGCCGGCGGCCTCGAGCTCGCCTTCAAGGCAGGCGCCATCACCGGTATGCTGGTGGCGGGTCTGGCTTTGCTCGGCGTGACGCTCTATTTCGGCTTCTTGGTGCACTCGCTGAAGCTTGCGCCCGATAGCCGTGTCGTGGTCGACGCCCTGGTGGCGCTCGGCTTCGGCGCCTCGCTGATCTCGATCTTCGCCCGTCTAGGCGGCGGCATCTTCACCAAGGGTGCGGATGTCGGCGGCGACCTCGTCGGCAAGGTCGAGGCCGGCATCCCGGAGGACGATCCGCGCAACCCGGCCACCATCGCCGACAACGTCGGTGACAATGTCGGCGACTGCGCCGGCATGGCCGCCGATCTGTTCGAGACCTATGCGGTGACCGCGGTCGCCACCATGGTGCTCGCGGCGATCTTCTTCGCCAAGACGCCGATCCTCATGAGCATGATGACGCTGCCGCTTGCGATCGGCGGCATCTGCATCATCACCTCGATCATCGGCACTTTCTTCGTCAAGCTCGGGCCGAGCCAGTCGATCATGGGTGCGCTCTACAAGGGCCTGATTGCCACCGGCGTTCTGTCGCTGGTCGGCATCGCCGGGGTGATCTACGCCCTGATCGGCTTCGGCAAGCTCGACGGTGTCGACTATACCGGCATGGCGCTGCTCGAGTGCGGCATCGTCGGTCTCGTCGTCACCGCGCTGATCATCTGGATCACCGAATACTACACCGGTACCGACTATCGGCCGGTGAAGTCGATCGCGGCGGCGTCGGTGACCGGCCACGGCACCAACGTGATCCAGGGTCTGGCGATCTCGATGGAGGCGACCGCGTTGCCCGCGCTCGTCATCATCGCCGGCATCCTGGTCACCTACAGCCTTGCCGGCCTGTTCGGTATCGCGATCGCGACCGCCACCATGCTGGCGCTGGCCGGCATGATCGTCGCGCTCGATGCCTTCGGCCCTGTCACCGACAATGCCGGCGGCATTGCCGAGATGGCGGGCCTGCCGAAGGAGGTGCGCAAGTCGACCGATGCGCTCGACGCGGTCGGCAACACGACCAAGGCGGTGACCAAGGGTTACGCGATCGGCTCGGCCGGTCTCGGCGCGCTGGTGTTGTTCGCCGCCTATAACCAGGACCTGAAGTTCTTCATCGCGGACTCCGCAAACCACGTCTACTTCAAGGGCGTCAATCCGGACTTCTCGCTGAACAATCCCTATGTGGTCGTGGGCCTGCTGTTCGGTGGCTTGCTGCCGTACCTGTTCGGTGCGATGGGCATGACGGCGGTCGGCCGCGCGGCAAGCGCGATCGTCGAGGAGGTGCGCCGGCAGTTCCGCGAGAAGCCGGGCATCATGCAGGGTACCGACAAGCCCGACTACGGCCGGGCGGTCGACCTGCTGACCAAGGCGGCGATCAAGGAGATGATCATCCCCTCGCTGCTGCCGGTGCTGTCGCCGATCGTCGTCTACTTCCTGATTTACGTCATCGCGGGCGGCGGCGCGGCCGGCAAGTCGGCGGCGTTCTCCGCTGTCGGCGCGATGCTGCTCGGCGTGATCGTGACGGGCCTGTTCGTCGCGATCTCGATGACATCGGGCGGCGGCGCCTGGGACAACGCCAAGAAGTACATCGAGGACGGCCATTACGGCGGCAAGGGCTCTGATGCCCACAAATCCGCCGTCACCGGCGACACCGTCGGCGATCCCTACAAGGACACAGCGGGACCTGCGGTGAACCCGATGATCAAGATCACCAACATCGTGGCCCTGCTGCTGCTGGCGATCCTGGCGCACTGAGCGGCGCCGACGACCAAAGACAAAACCCCGCGGCGTGAGCCGCGGGGTTTTTGATTGACGGGTTTGACGCTCTCACCGCGTCATTGCGAGCGCAGCGAAGCAATCCAGAATCTTTCCACGGAGACAGTCTGGATTGCTTCGTCGCTGCGCTCCTCGCAATCACGGAGGAGAGACCTACTGCACGTCCATCTGCAGCCCTTCCTTCTGGATGATGCCGGCGAACTTCTTCGTCTCGGCGTCCACGAAGGCGGAGAACTGCTCCGGTGTGCTGTAGTCGGCGCGAGCGCCCATGGCGGCGATGTTCTTCTTGATGTCGTCGCGCTCCAGCATTGCCTTGACCTGAAGGTTGAGCGCCTCGAGCACGGCCGGCTGAACACCCTTCGGCAGGAACACCGAGAACCAGGACGACACGTCGAAATTGGCCAGCTCCGGCGCGCTCTCGCGCATGGTCGGCAAATCCTTCGCGAGGTCGCTGCGCTCGGGCGTCGTGACGCAGAGGCCGGTGAGGGTGCCGTTCTGCACCTGCGGCAAGCTCGGATAGAGATTGTCGAACAGGATCTGGATGTCGCCCGCGAGCGCGGCCTGGAGCGCGGGACCGGCGCCGCGGAACGGGATGTGCGTCATCTTCAAGCCGGTGAGCTGGAGGAACCAGGCGCCGGTGAGGTGAGGGCTCTGGCCGACGCCGGAGGAGGCGTAGCTGAGCTTGTCCGGATTGGCCTTCAGATACGCGATCAGCTCGGCGATGGATTTGATGCCGGTCTTCGGATGCGCCGAGACGATGTTCGGGATCCGGATCATGTTGGACACCGGCTGGAGCTGGTCCGGCTTGTAGGTGAGGTTCTTGAAGATGCTGTAGGCGATCGCGTTCGGACCAGGATTGCCGACCAGGATGGTCTGGCCGTCCGGCTTGGCGCGGACCACTTCGGCGGTGCCGATCGTGCCGCCGCCGCCGGAGCGGTTTTCCACGACAGCCGACTGGCCCCAGGCG harbors:
- a CDS encoding sodium-translocating pyrophosphatase, producing the protein MTALWLIVLCGVLSVVYAIWATSSVLSADAGSPRMQEIAAAVREGAQAYLRRQYTTIGIVGIVIFVLLVYFLGLYVAIGFAIGAILSGAAGFIGMNVSVRANVRTAQAAITSLAGGLELAFKAGAITGMLVAGLALLGVTLYFGFLVHSLKLAPDSRVVVDALVALGFGASLISIFARLGGGIFTKGADVGGDLVGKVEAGIPEDDPRNPATIADNVGDNVGDCAGMAADLFETYAVTAVATMVLAAIFFAKTPILMSMMTLPLAIGGICIITSIIGTFFVKLGPSQSIMGALYKGLIATGVLSLVGIAGVIYALIGFGKLDGVDYTGMALLECGIVGLVVTALIIWITEYYTGTDYRPVKSIAAASVTGHGTNVIQGLAISMEATALPALVIIAGILVTYSLAGLFGIAIATATMLALAGMIVALDAFGPVTDNAGGIAEMAGLPKEVRKSTDALDAVGNTTKAVTKGYAIGSAGLGALVLFAAYNQDLKFFIADSANHVYFKGVNPDFSLNNPYVVVGLLFGGLLPYLFGAMGMTAVGRAASAIVEEVRRQFREKPGIMQGTDKPDYGRAVDLLTKAAIKEMIIPSLLPVLSPIVVYFLIYVIAGGGAAGKSAAFSAVGAMLLGVIVTGLFVAISMTSGGGAWDNAKKYIEDGHYGGKGSDAHKSAVTGDTVGDPYKDTAGPAVNPMIKITNIVALLLLAILAH
- a CDS encoding Bug family tripartite tricarboxylate transporter substrate binding protein, whose translation is MPNKLPKKLETKFLSRRQVLTGAAGLSAAAILPRSSLADWKPTETVRIIVPAAAGGSTDVMGRLLAAHLQTAWGQSAVVENRSGGGGTIGTAEVVRAKPDGQTILVGNPGPNAIAYSIFKNLTYKPDQLQPVSNMIRIPNIVSAHPKTGIKSIAELIAYLKANPDKLSYASSGVGQSPHLTGAWFLQLTGLKMTHIPFRGAGPALQAALAGDIQILFDNLYPSLPQVQNGTLTGLCVTTPERSDLAKDLPTMRESAPELANFDVSSWFSVFLPKGVQPAVLEALNLQVKAMLERDDIKKNIAAMGARADYSTPEQFSAFVDAETKKFAGIIQKEGLQMDVQ